One genomic region from Thermomicrobium sp. 4228-Ro encodes:
- a CDS encoding universal stress protein: MAGPVVVPVLPTYLDPERVTHCAIPYGRAIAQRLGTGIVLFSVVEITESLQSYLEAEGEQVDQLVQRWLSQRREAIEKLAQTITDVPYHVEVRIGEPAKEIVAFADERQATALVMSSHGRTGIARLLVGSITFSVAQRARQPLVVVRGRVPVPAPNTVVQLSPVLVPLDGSSLAEEAIDTALQLLGAGTEPLELHLLHVLSDDEEPAEWERYLESVAQRVRSRGLRVDWSLTRGPVAETIAAEAVRRHAGLTAMGTHGRSGVRRVLLGSTAEHVLHASAVPLLLHRPLAARRVVEETTETPGPLRVRDIMTPDPVTVGPDATLEQVAGLMLEHQIGAIPVVTPDGTLLGLIREEDFLMEERPIPFSAFQAPHLFGRWIDPERLEQLYAEARTLKAGDIAREPVITATEDTPLSELAERMVEHDVRHVPVVRDGRLVGIVTRHDILKAVARFRSSHG; this comes from the coding sequence ATGGCTGGGCCTGTCGTCGTTCCGGTACTGCCGACTTATCTCGATCCCGAGCGCGTGACGCACTGCGCGATCCCCTACGGCCGGGCGATCGCCCAACGCCTCGGCACCGGCATCGTGTTGTTCTCCGTCGTGGAGATCACGGAATCCTTGCAGAGCTATCTCGAAGCGGAGGGCGAACAAGTCGACCAACTCGTCCAGCGTTGGCTGAGCCAGCGGCGGGAAGCGATCGAAAAACTGGCACAGACCATAACGGATGTTCCTTACCACGTCGAAGTACGGATCGGCGAGCCAGCGAAGGAAATCGTCGCATTCGCCGACGAACGCCAGGCCACCGCGCTGGTGATGAGCAGCCATGGTCGTACCGGCATTGCCAGGTTGCTCGTCGGGAGCATCACGTTCTCCGTCGCACAGCGGGCTCGCCAGCCACTCGTTGTCGTCCGCGGGCGCGTTCCGGTGCCAGCGCCGAACACGGTCGTGCAGCTGTCGCCGGTGCTGGTCCCGCTCGACGGTTCTTCGCTCGCCGAGGAAGCGATCGACACCGCCCTTCAGCTCCTCGGAGCCGGGACCGAACCGCTGGAGCTACACCTCTTGCACGTCCTCAGCGACGACGAGGAACCCGCGGAATGGGAGCGCTACTTAGAAAGCGTTGCCCAACGTGTCCGTTCTCGCGGTCTTCGCGTCGACTGGAGCCTCACCCGCGGCCCGGTAGCCGAGACGATCGCAGCCGAAGCGGTGCGCCGGCACGCCGGCCTCACCGCGATGGGCACGCACGGCCGGAGCGGGGTACGCCGCGTGCTCCTCGGATCCACAGCCGAGCATGTCCTCCACGCGAGCGCTGTGCCGTTGCTCCTGCACCGACCGCTGGCAGCCCGTCGGGTCGTAGAGGAAACGACAGAGACTCCTGGACCCTTGCGCGTTCGCGATATCATGACGCCCGACCCCGTCACGGTCGGTCCCGACGCGACGCTCGAACAGGTCGCCGGCCTCATGCTCGAGCACCAGATCGGCGCGATCCCCGTCGTTACCCCCGACGGCACGCTCCTCGGGCTGATTCGCGAGGAAGATTTCCTGATGGAGGAACGCCCGATCCCGTTTTCCGCCTTCCAGGCACCGCACCTGTTCGGGCGTTGGATCGACCCGGAGCGGCTCGAGCAGCTCTATGCTGAAGCGCGCACCCTGAAGGCTGGTGACATTGCTCGTGAACCGGTGATCACGGCCACGGAAGACACGCCGCTGAGCGAGCTCGCCGAACGGATGGTCGAGCATGACGTCCGGCACGTCCCGGTTGTCCGCGACGGTCGGCTGGTCGGTATCGTCACCAGGCATGACATATTGAAAGCAGTCGCCCGCTTCCGATCGTCACATGGCTGA
- a CDS encoding S1C family serine protease: MVRKLYDVQPVVHEGDRFGTEDTVTPVEPETLLDAFSQAVVRVVQRVAPAVVGLQVVRSLGLPQRVAEVPGAGSGFLIAPDGYVLTNSHVVHRARRIVVSLADGTELPAQLVGEDPATDLAVVRVQASGLPVAELGDSDRLQVGQLVIAIGNPLGLQASVVTGVVSALGRSLRGPDGRLIENVIQTDAPLNPGNSGGPLVDTRGKVIGVNTAIVAGAQGLSFAVPANTAQWVVGQLLREGRVRRAWLGIVGELRSVPGRYVPERGEPRAAGVAVLQVVEGSPAARAGLRAGDIIVSLDGVPLRSPTDLQRVLSRTPVGSTVTLGVVRQGKLLTLEAELAAEPATNR; the protein is encoded by the coding sequence ATGGTGCGCAAGCTGTACGACGTTCAGCCGGTCGTGCATGAGGGTGATCGATTCGGGACTGAGGACACCGTAACTCCGGTCGAGCCCGAGACGCTGCTCGATGCGTTCTCGCAGGCCGTCGTCCGGGTCGTTCAGCGAGTGGCACCGGCCGTCGTCGGCCTGCAAGTCGTGCGCTCGCTCGGCCTGCCCCAGCGGGTGGCCGAGGTGCCGGGTGCTGGCTCTGGGTTCCTCATCGCACCGGACGGCTATGTTTTGACGAACAGTCATGTCGTCCATCGGGCTCGCCGTATCGTCGTGTCGCTCGCCGACGGGACCGAGTTGCCGGCCCAGCTGGTCGGCGAGGACCCGGCGACCGATCTGGCGGTCGTGCGGGTTCAGGCCTCCGGGTTGCCGGTTGCCGAGCTGGGTGACTCGGATCGCTTGCAGGTCGGGCAGCTGGTGATCGCGATCGGCAATCCGCTCGGTCTCCAGGCCAGCGTGGTCACCGGCGTGGTTTCGGCGCTCGGCCGCTCCTTGCGTGGTCCGGATGGGCGGCTGATCGAGAACGTGATCCAGACCGATGCGCCGCTTAACCCAGGGAATTCCGGCGGGCCACTTGTCGACACGCGTGGCAAGGTGATCGGTGTCAATACCGCGATCGTCGCCGGCGCACAGGGGCTGAGTTTCGCCGTTCCAGCGAACACCGCCCAGTGGGTGGTCGGGCAACTGCTCCGGGAGGGGCGTGTCCGCCGGGCCTGGCTCGGTATCGTCGGTGAGCTCCGTTCGGTGCCCGGTCGCTACGTGCCTGAGCGCGGCGAGCCACGTGCCGCCGGCGTGGCTGTCCTTCAGGTGGTCGAGGGAAGCCCGGCGGCGCGCGCCGGATTGCGGGCGGGTGACATCATCGTGAGCTTGGACGGCGTGCCGCTTCGCTCGCCAACTGACCTCCAGCGAGTGCTGAGCCGTACCCCAGTCGGGAGTACCGTCACGCTCGGAGTGGTGCGGCAGGGCAAGTTACTTACGCTCGAAGCCGAACTCGCAGCGGAGCCAGCCACGAACCGCTAA
- a CDS encoding D-alanyl-D-alanine carboxypeptidase family protein produces the protein MSGPRKLGREFGLALLLLVSSIAIAGITLARFAASSAPTPSATLTMEPPATPTPTPTPLPTPTPPPLGARAILVVDLSEDHVLLERESRTPLPPASTLKLLTALTVKDILSSEEIVTVAREDVVDPAVESSMGLAAGDTITVHDLLIGLLLPSGNDAARTLARVAGERLAEPADRSPQERFLSAMQEKARALGLEQTVVRTPDGDDVPEQTTSAADLVRLARAVLADPELSAIVALRQASVRVGGPNARVLELENTNELLGQLGIIGVKTGTTPAAGQCLVAAWRTVDERLFVAVLLGSQDRYSDLRTVIQWVAAATGSQPIP, from the coding sequence GTGAGCGGACCGAGGAAACTGGGTCGGGAGTTCGGTCTTGCGCTCCTGCTCCTGGTGTCGAGTATCGCGATCGCCGGTATCACGCTCGCGCGCTTCGCTGCGTCCTCCGCTCCGACGCCGTCGGCCACACTGACGATGGAACCTCCTGCAACACCAACACCGACCCCTACCCCGCTACCGACACCGACGCCACCACCGCTCGGCGCACGGGCTATCCTCGTTGTCGACCTCTCCGAAGACCACGTCCTGCTCGAACGAGAGAGCCGAACACCACTGCCACCGGCGAGTACGCTGAAACTGCTGACCGCCCTGACCGTGAAGGACATCCTCTCCTCGGAGGAGATCGTGACAGTGGCCCGCGAGGATGTCGTCGATCCGGCTGTCGAATCGTCCATGGGGTTGGCAGCAGGAGATACGATCACGGTCCATGACCTTCTGATCGGTCTTTTACTGCCCTCCGGCAACGACGCGGCCCGGACTCTGGCCCGGGTCGCTGGCGAACGACTCGCCGAGCCAGCTGATCGGTCACCACAGGAACGTTTCCTCTCAGCCATGCAGGAAAAAGCTCGTGCGCTCGGGCTCGAGCAGACGGTCGTGCGGACACCGGACGGCGACGACGTACCAGAGCAGACGACCAGCGCAGCCGATCTCGTGCGTTTGGCACGGGCTGTCCTGGCTGATCCTGAGCTGTCAGCGATCGTCGCGCTGCGCCAGGCCTCAGTCCGCGTCGGCGGACCCAATGCCCGTGTCCTGGAACTCGAGAACACGAACGAACTGCTGGGCCAGCTGGGCATCATCGGTGTGAAGACGGGAACCACGCCAGCTGCGGGCCAGTGTCTCGTCGCCGCCTGGCGCACGGTCGACGAACGCCTCTTCGTCGCCGTGCTGCTCGGCAGCCAGGACCGCTACAGCGACCTGCGTACCGTCATCCAGTGGGTCGCTGCCGCAACTGGAAGCCAGCCGATTCCGTAG
- a CDS encoding MFS transporter, with the protein MARRQPAVSAQASSLSARLRLAFERSALAVPAYRRFWASMLVSNVGSWLQLVAQGWLILALTDSPAYLGLYGLLRSVPTLTITLVGGAVADRVDRRRILLVTQSAAAVLAMLLGVLDLTGLVRPWHILLIAFATATVMAFDNPARQAMVPGLVGSERVASAVGLNSAAWNAAAVVGPSLAGLLVAAAGTGWAFVLNGLSYLPVLWAVWTLEPAPPRHDRGQVPIVAQVRLGLQAVRQDRRLLGLLTLLAVPTFLGRPYLQLMPVFARDVLHTGAAGYGLLMGINGAGALSGALLVGTLSERGRRGKLLFFVNIVFASTLVAFALSQWVTLSAALLFLIGASQTLLMAFTNTLLQLIVTDEFRGRVMALYTVIPMGFMPLGTMALGGIGDLVGVPLTVAVAAAIALGFTLVGRRLFPEVYRLT; encoded by the coding sequence ATGGCACGGCGACAGCCGGCTGTATCCGCTCAAGCCTCGTCCCTCTCAGCTCGCCTCCGCCTGGCGTTCGAGCGCAGCGCCTTGGCTGTCCCAGCCTACCGGCGCTTCTGGGCAAGCATGCTCGTCTCGAACGTCGGCAGCTGGCTGCAACTCGTCGCCCAGGGTTGGCTCATCCTGGCGCTCACTGACTCACCGGCCTATCTCGGGCTCTACGGCCTCTTGCGTTCGGTACCGACGCTGACCATCACACTGGTGGGTGGTGCTGTCGCTGACCGAGTCGACCGAAGACGCATTCTGCTCGTCACCCAGTCGGCAGCCGCTGTCCTCGCCATGCTTCTCGGCGTGCTCGACCTCACCGGGCTTGTCCGCCCGTGGCACATCCTTCTCATCGCGTTCGCCACCGCCACGGTCATGGCGTTCGACAATCCGGCTCGCCAGGCGATGGTCCCGGGACTCGTCGGGAGCGAGCGCGTCGCCTCGGCTGTCGGGCTCAACTCTGCCGCCTGGAACGCAGCCGCAGTCGTCGGCCCTTCCCTGGCCGGACTGCTGGTGGCCGCCGCCGGAACTGGCTGGGCCTTCGTCCTGAACGGGTTGAGTTATCTACCCGTGCTCTGGGCTGTCTGGACGCTCGAGCCTGCTCCGCCGAGGCACGACCGCGGTCAGGTTCCGATCGTGGCGCAGGTGCGGCTGGGCCTGCAGGCGGTGCGGCAGGATCGGCGACTCCTCGGCCTCCTGACGCTCCTCGCCGTTCCCACCTTTCTCGGCCGGCCCTATCTCCAGCTCATGCCGGTCTTCGCCCGTGATGTCCTGCACACCGGTGCCGCTGGCTATGGGTTGCTCATGGGGATCAACGGCGCCGGAGCGCTCAGCGGCGCCCTCCTCGTCGGCACGCTGAGCGAACGAGGACGACGGGGCAAGCTCCTGTTTTTCGTCAATATCGTCTTCGCGAGCACGCTCGTCGCCTTCGCGCTGTCGCAATGGGTTACGCTCTCGGCCGCCTTGCTCTTCCTCATCGGTGCGAGCCAGACCCTGCTCATGGCATTCACGAACACGCTCCTGCAGTTGATCGTGACGGACGAGTTCCGCGGTCGCGTCATGGCGCTCTACACCGTGATCCCGATGGGGTTCATGCCGCTCGGCACCATGGCCCTCGGTGGGATCGGTGACCTGGTCGGTGTGCCGCTCACCGTCGCAGTCGCCGCTGCGATCGCGCTCGGCTTCACGCTCGTCGGTCGCCGGCTGTTCCCCGAGGTCTATCGCCTGACTTAG
- a CDS encoding class I SAM-dependent methyltransferase: protein MATQSELIVQQLVREFGRPAPADPARRYLLDTLAQRGLLRTGSDVLTLLAPAELVAELAARGAHVTAAEPLEALVEQARQRIGTGSAAIHWVRRDPHRLPFRRAFDLVLAPGLVLGATGQEHDDEEFLRIAATTLRPGGTLVLDLPNRELLARDFVERLWGELNGLLVLVHERWDLPSGILRVEWQLVWPNGTRDRHERALRLYTASEVTRLCRQLGYVATECWGDDDGTPYNLWSPRLLVIARTESGPAEPLVVGETRSERT from the coding sequence ATGGCGACGCAGAGCGAGCTCATCGTCCAGCAACTCGTACGCGAGTTCGGGCGACCAGCGCCGGCCGACCCAGCACGCCGCTACTTGCTCGACACGCTCGCTCAGCGCGGCCTTTTGCGAACCGGCAGCGATGTGCTGACGCTTCTGGCACCGGCTGAACTCGTCGCCGAACTCGCGGCGCGTGGTGCGCACGTGACGGCTGCCGAACCGCTTGAGGCACTCGTCGAACAGGCGCGACAGCGCATCGGCACGGGTTCGGCTGCGATCCACTGGGTACGCCGCGATCCGCACCGGCTCCCGTTCCGCCGTGCCTTCGATCTCGTTCTCGCTCCCGGTCTCGTCCTGGGAGCGACCGGCCAGGAACATGACGACGAGGAGTTCCTGCGCATCGCGGCGACCACACTCCGGCCGGGTGGCACCCTGGTGCTGGACCTGCCCAATCGGGAACTTTTGGCACGCGATTTCGTCGAGCGGCTCTGGGGCGAACTCAATGGGCTCCTCGTGCTCGTGCACGAGCGCTGGGACCTCCCCAGTGGGATACTCCGGGTCGAGTGGCAGCTCGTCTGGCCGAACGGTACACGAGACAGGCACGAGCGCGCGTTGCGCCTCTATACCGCGAGCGAGGTCACTCGGCTCTGCCGACAGCTCGGCTACGTTGCGACCGAGTGTTGGGGCGACGACGATGGAACACCGTACAACCTGTGGTCACCGCGGCTACTCGTGATCGCGCGGACCGAAAGCGGACCGGCTGAACCGCTCGTTGTGGGCGAAACGCGGAGCGAGAGGACATGA
- a CDS encoding peptide ABC transporter substrate-binding protein has translation MSDKLRWWEDPEQVALLWKRFQAIGLDRREFIRIVGAAGGATGAALAAAACQRGEGTTPSPAAGVTPPPVPTPTPPRAVGPTPTAAPSPTAAAAELAADQVFRTNFEQDPQSFDFNRDLYCGGDEACFAMLGMFTPDLEVVPDIAERWEPNQDASVWTFYLRKDSYWSNGDPVTAHDYEWSWKRQLDPATAAPYAGFLYDIKNAEAFNTQKPGVTRDDVGVKALDDYTLQVTLEGPRGYFPILAAYIAAAPAHRPSVEKYGDKWTEAENIVCNGPFKLVRWEHDKIVVLEKNEKYWNAKNITLQRVERPIIPSDAALQAYENNEIDWMYRGPLGQLERVRSDPKLSKEYQQFNLFGTWYLVPDPNFEPYNLKEVRRAMAHAIDRETIVKQVLKGLATVAYTFTPPGMPYYIEPDDKIRELTEYNPDKARQWLKGTPYEGGKNWPKGLTLTHREEGDAPKAAAAAIIQMLKEVLGMEIEHIVGEPRETYERMWKHEIPLMWVRWYVDYPDPANTLFQVWYSKAPTGHRHSWTNDEFDRLVLQANGEQDPKKRYELYYKAQLIQLEDAAAIYVYNPWNYGLMKPWVTNLPRNRNGDFTPAWNIFLRHYDYYKILKH, from the coding sequence ATGAGCGACAAACTCCGCTGGTGGGAAGACCCAGAACAAGTCGCACTACTCTGGAAACGCTTCCAGGCGATCGGCCTCGACCGGCGTGAGTTCATTCGCATCGTGGGAGCTGCCGGTGGTGCGACTGGTGCCGCACTCGCCGCTGCCGCTTGCCAGCGTGGTGAGGGAACCACACCGAGCCCGGCTGCTGGCGTGACCCCGCCACCCGTTCCGACTCCGACGCCACCACGAGCCGTCGGTCCCACGCCGACCGCAGCCCCCAGCCCGACCGCTGCAGCGGCTGAACTGGCCGCGGATCAGGTCTTCCGAACGAACTTCGAGCAGGATCCGCAAAGCTTCGACTTCAACCGCGACCTCTACTGTGGCGGCGATGAAGCATGCTTCGCCATGCTGGGCATGTTCACTCCAGACCTCGAGGTCGTGCCCGATATCGCCGAACGTTGGGAACCGAACCAGGATGCCTCCGTCTGGACCTTCTATCTCCGCAAAGATAGCTACTGGAGCAACGGCGATCCGGTCACCGCACATGACTACGAATGGTCCTGGAAGCGCCAGCTCGATCCCGCCACTGCCGCTCCCTACGCTGGTTTCCTCTACGACATCAAGAACGCGGAGGCCTTCAACACGCAGAAGCCGGGTGTCACGCGCGACGATGTCGGCGTCAAGGCGCTCGACGACTACACGCTCCAGGTCACGCTGGAAGGACCGCGCGGTTACTTCCCGATTCTCGCCGCCTATATCGCAGCCGCTCCGGCTCATCGCCCCTCGGTCGAGAAGTACGGCGACAAGTGGACCGAAGCCGAGAATATCGTCTGCAATGGCCCCTTCAAGCTCGTCCGGTGGGAGCACGACAAGATCGTGGTGCTCGAGAAGAACGAGAAGTACTGGAACGCCAAGAACATCACGCTCCAGCGGGTCGAACGGCCGATCATCCCGAGCGACGCCGCCTTACAGGCGTACGAGAATAACGAGATCGATTGGATGTACCGCGGCCCGCTCGGTCAGCTCGAGCGTGTCCGATCCGATCCGAAACTCAGCAAGGAATACCAGCAGTTCAACCTCTTCGGCACGTGGTATCTGGTCCCCGACCCGAACTTCGAGCCTTACAATCTCAAGGAAGTCCGCCGCGCGATGGCCCACGCCATCGACCGCGAGACGATCGTGAAGCAAGTACTGAAGGGTCTGGCGACCGTCGCCTATACCTTCACGCCGCCCGGCATGCCCTACTACATCGAGCCGGACGACAAGATCCGTGAACTCACCGAGTACAACCCGGACAAGGCACGCCAGTGGCTCAAGGGAACGCCCTATGAGGGCGGCAAGAACTGGCCGAAGGGCCTCACGCTCACCCACCGCGAAGAAGGCGACGCACCGAAGGCCGCCGCAGCGGCGATCATCCAGATGCTCAAAGAAGTGCTCGGTATGGAGATCGAGCACATTGTCGGCGAGCCTCGCGAGACCTACGAGCGCATGTGGAAGCACGAAATCCCGCTCATGTGGGTGCGCTGGTACGTCGACTATCCGGATCCGGCCAATACGCTGTTCCAGGTCTGGTACTCGAAGGCGCCCACTGGTCACCGCCACTCCTGGACGAACGATGAGTTCGACCGACTCGTCCTCCAGGCGAACGGCGAGCAGGATCCAAAGAAGCGCTACGAGTTGTACTACAAGGCGCAGCTCATCCAGCTAGAGGATGCAGCCGCGATCTATGTGTATAATCCGTGGAACTATGGACTCATGAAGCCCTGGGTCACGAACTTACCACGCAACCGCAACGGCGACTTTACGCCAGCATGGAATATCTTCCTCCGGCACTACGATTATTACAAGATCCTGAAGCACTGA
- a CDS encoding S1C family serine protease has product MRHQILGLTALIAFFVGWIAGSGCFNVSVAPSSPSPTGALTPVQTAAALSPLAQADRTPAGTTVTAPAPAAETNFATAIETVAQQVTPAVVYVAVRSIVPSLFGFGQIQQGVGSGVIFDARGYILTNDHVIAGAQEIQVVLGDGRQFTGRVVGRSPANDIAVVKIDGENLPVATLGDSDQLRVGQWVVAIGNALGLEGGPTVTAGVVSALNRTITPSPGEAAFGPLIQTDAAINPGNSGGPLVNLQGEVVGINTAKIQTAEGIGFAIPINKAKEIVQQLLEARPRPYLGITSVSVTPALAAAYGLPVSRGVLVVDVESGGPADQAGIQPGDIIVRLDDREIANGDDLQAALGIHQPGDEVTLVVNRNGREISLRVTLGTAPVIQ; this is encoded by the coding sequence ATGCGACATCAGATACTCGGACTTACTGCCCTCATCGCCTTTTTCGTCGGCTGGATCGCCGGAAGCGGTTGTTTCAACGTCAGCGTCGCGCCGAGTTCACCGAGCCCGACTGGCGCGCTCACCCCAGTCCAGACGGCTGCAGCGCTTTCCCCCCTGGCACAGGCTGACCGCACGCCGGCCGGCACGACCGTCACTGCTCCTGCTCCCGCAGCCGAGACGAACTTCGCGACCGCGATCGAGACGGTGGCGCAGCAGGTGACGCCAGCTGTCGTCTACGTAGCCGTCCGCTCGATCGTGCCCAGTCTCTTCGGGTTCGGACAGATCCAGCAAGGCGTCGGTTCCGGTGTCATCTTCGATGCACGCGGCTATATCCTCACCAACGACCATGTCATCGCTGGCGCACAGGAAATCCAGGTCGTTCTCGGCGACGGACGCCAGTTCACCGGCCGGGTGGTCGGCCGCTCGCCAGCCAACGACATCGCTGTCGTCAAAATCGATGGAGAAAACCTTCCGGTCGCAACGCTCGGAGACAGCGACCAGCTCCGAGTCGGCCAGTGGGTCGTCGCCATCGGCAACGCGCTCGGGCTCGAGGGTGGGCCGACCGTGACCGCCGGTGTCGTCAGTGCATTGAACCGTACCATCACGCCCTCACCGGGCGAAGCAGCGTTCGGCCCGCTGATCCAGACCGATGCCGCGATCAATCCTGGCAATTCCGGTGGTCCTCTGGTGAACCTCCAGGGTGAAGTCGTCGGTATCAACACCGCGAAGATCCAAACGGCCGAAGGGATCGGCTTCGCGATACCGATCAACAAGGCCAAAGAGATCGTCCAACAACTCCTAGAAGCCCGGCCGCGTCCGTACCTGGGCATCACGTCCGTGTCGGTCACGCCCGCACTCGCGGCCGCCTACGGTCTGCCGGTGAGCCGCGGTGTTCTCGTCGTCGACGTGGAGTCCGGTGGACCGGCCGATCAGGCCGGAATCCAGCCGGGTGATATCATCGTCCGCTTGGACGATCGGGAGATCGCCAATGGAGACGACTTACAAGCCGCACTCGGTATCCATCAACCCGGAGACGAGGTGACACTCGTGGTGAACCGGAACGGACGGGAGATCAGTCTGCGCGTCACCCTAGGCACGGCACCAGTCATCCAGTGA
- a CDS encoding RNA polymerase sigma factor: MDGDLHGVSDSELVGRIRQRDRSALAALYDRYARTVYSLVLSIVHDRSVAEDIVQELFVQLWQYPELYDAGRGAFAPWFLRMARNRAIDALRRRQRDRYLYERLRGIEWRKVQDDPDELTVLGDEATRIRQAFADLENEQRQVIELAYFGGLTQREIAEYLGIPLGTVKTRIRTALQRLADALAGEREPWGETR, encoded by the coding sequence ATGGACGGTGACCTGCACGGAGTCAGCGACAGTGAGCTGGTGGGGCGCATTCGACAGCGCGACCGGTCGGCGCTCGCGGCGCTCTACGATCGGTACGCGCGAACGGTCTATTCGCTGGTGCTCAGCATCGTGCACGACCGCAGCGTTGCTGAGGACATCGTGCAGGAACTGTTCGTGCAGCTCTGGCAATACCCGGAACTCTACGATGCGGGACGCGGAGCCTTCGCGCCGTGGTTCCTGCGCATGGCCCGGAATCGGGCGATCGACGCCCTCCGGCGTCGCCAGCGCGATCGGTACCTGTACGAGCGGCTCCGCGGGATCGAGTGGCGGAAGGTTCAGGACGACCCGGATGAGCTGACAGTATTGGGAGACGAAGCAACCCGGATCCGCCAAGCGTTCGCTGATCTGGAGAACGAGCAACGGCAGGTCATCGAACTGGCGTATTTCGGCGGCCTGACGCAACGGGAGATCGCCGAATACCTGGGGATCCCGCTCGGTACGGTGAAGACGCGCATCCGCACTGCATTGCAGCGACTAGCCGATGCACTGGCGGGAGAACGGGAGCCATGGGGCGAGACGCGGTGA
- a CDS encoding anti-sigma factor domain-containing protein, with translation MSEHEPELVGYALGELSPAEAARVARHLEACPECRTTLRNIEASLGWLGTVVPQTEPPAGLRARVLAAAAGDDRRRWRSAWARGLLAAAAGLLVIALVLAVTRADRRVDELASRQAVVAAVLAEADWSTAMRGEAPGLPSVVGRVYLDREGERAVVALEKMPPPERGTVYQLWLVRSDGQRENGGVFVPDAAGRVLLVVEAQASWSAYQGMGITMEPAPEGSPQPTGRRVAGCSWKWEAWRSG, from the coding sequence GTGAGCGAGCACGAACCGGAACTCGTTGGGTATGCGTTGGGCGAGCTGAGTCCAGCCGAAGCAGCTCGGGTCGCCAGGCATCTGGAAGCGTGTCCGGAATGCCGCACGACGTTGCGGAACATCGAGGCGTCGCTCGGCTGGCTGGGAACGGTGGTACCGCAGACCGAGCCACCAGCGGGGCTGCGAGCGCGGGTGCTGGCGGCAGCGGCCGGGGACGATCGGCGCCGGTGGCGCTCGGCATGGGCGCGTGGCCTTCTGGCCGCGGCAGCGGGACTCCTCGTAATCGCGCTCGTGCTCGCTGTTACCCGAGCGGATCGGCGGGTCGACGAACTGGCGAGCCGGCAGGCGGTCGTCGCGGCGGTGCTGGCTGAGGCGGACTGGTCGACGGCGATGCGAGGTGAAGCGCCTGGCCTCCCATCGGTGGTCGGGCGTGTCTATCTCGATCGCGAAGGAGAGCGTGCTGTCGTCGCGCTGGAGAAGATGCCGCCGCCGGAGCGGGGAACGGTCTATCAACTCTGGCTCGTGCGATCCGATGGGCAACGCGAGAACGGGGGCGTGTTCGTGCCTGATGCGGCTGGGCGTGTCTTGCTCGTCGTCGAAGCGCAGGCGAGCTGGAGCGCCTATCAGGGGATGGGCATCACGATGGAGCCAGCGCCGGAAGGAAGTCCACAGCCGACTGGGCGCCGCGTGGCCGGTTGCAGCTGGAAGTGGGAAGCGTGGCGTTCGGGCTGA
- a CDS encoding oxygenase MpaB family protein codes for MTERVSERPLVQVINAERIVVLGWGRAILAQLAHPLVAAGVADHSRFATDWRSALCRFRATVDAMRALTFGPPARAIAVAERIARTHDRVHGILPEPLGPYPAGTRYSAHDPELLTWVHVTTIEATLVAYERFVAPLDVRARDQYCAEATAMERWLGAPPGTFPRSWAELEDTIARVQRSGAIVVTPLARRLAAAVLNPPQPWWLGPAARAWRWLTLGLLPAWLREAYALSWTERDQQRFDRWCRIFCTVWRALPTRVRHWPEARAGLPLPVPPDRIVRVGA; via the coding sequence ATGACGGAACGAGTGAGCGAGCGACCGCTCGTGCAAGTCATCAACGCGGAACGGATCGTCGTGCTGGGCTGGGGGCGAGCGATCCTGGCGCAACTCGCCCACCCGCTCGTCGCTGCTGGCGTCGCCGATCATTCGCGTTTCGCCACCGACTGGCGCTCGGCCCTCTGCCGGTTCCGCGCGACCGTCGACGCTATGCGTGCGCTCACGTTCGGCCCACCAGCACGAGCGATCGCTGTTGCCGAACGGATCGCACGTACCCACGACCGTGTCCACGGTATCCTTCCGGAGCCCCTCGGTCCCTACCCAGCTGGAACACGCTATTCAGCACATGACCCGGAACTCCTCACCTGGGTTCACGTGACGACGATCGAAGCGACGCTCGTCGCGTACGAGCGGTTCGTCGCGCCGCTCGATGTCCGAGCCCGCGACCAGTACTGCGCAGAAGCGACTGCGATGGAGCGCTGGCTCGGTGCCCCACCGGGCACGTTCCCGCGCAGCTGGGCCGAGCTGGAGGACACGATCGCGCGAGTCCAGCGCTCCGGAGCCATCGTCGTCACGCCCCTGGCACGACGCCTGGCCGCAGCGGTCCTGAACCCGCCCCAGCCCTGGTGGCTCGGTCCGGCGGCCCGTGCCTGGCGCTGGCTGACGCTGGGACTCCTCCCTGCTTGGCTCCGCGAGGCCTATGCCCTCAGCTGGACGGAGCGCGACCAGCAACGCTTCGACCGCTGGTGCCGCATCTTTTGCACGGTGTGGCGGGCACTCCCGACGCGGGTGCGCCATTGGCCCGAAGCGCGAGCTGGTCTTCCGCTCCCGGTTCCCCCTGACCGAATCGTTCGCGTCGGAGCGTAA